A window of Acinonyx jubatus isolate Ajub_Pintada_27869175 chromosome E4, VMU_Ajub_asm_v1.0, whole genome shotgun sequence contains these coding sequences:
- the TDRD10 gene encoding tudor domain-containing protein 10, which produces MFVDLGRSATLPMRSLCGLDSDNFRAIPPLTQPFMLDKGPDTCRASVSTPSGWRRLFSAFVFVLLSRHFEFGPGDPSLVF; this is translated from the exons ATGTTCGTCGACCTCGGCCGGTCGGCCACCCTCCCCATGCGGTCCCTGTGCGGCCTGGACAGTGACAACTTCAGGGCCATCCCCCCTCTGACTCAGCCATTCATGCTGGACAAAG GTCCAGACACCTGTCGGGCCTCGGTTTCCACACCCTCGGGATGGAGACGCCTCTTCTCGGCCTTTGTCTTTGTGCTTCTGTCGAG GCATTTTGAGTTCGGACCAGGCGATCCGTCACTGGTGTTTTGA